In a single window of the Magnolia sinica isolate HGM2019 chromosome 7, MsV1, whole genome shotgun sequence genome:
- the LOC131251419 gene encoding uncharacterized protein LOC131251419, which translates to MCKLYHSSEVPLILWAFGKDKEEDKETRECKSLFKNLKFFLSCEDFDVREFAISVAGRLSEKNPAYVLPALCRHLIQFLMHLEQRGFGKIYGVRSAC; encoded by the exons ATGTGCAAACTTTACCATTCATCAGAAGTCCCACTCATCTTGTGGGCCTTTGGCAAGGATAAAGAAGAAGATAAGGAGACTAGAGAGTGCAAGTCTCTCTTTAAAAATTTGAAGTTCTTCTTGAGTTGTGAG GATTTTGATGTTCGAGAGTTTGCTATATCAGTTGCTGGCAGATTGTCTGAAAAGAATCCAGCATATGTTCTGCCTGCACTTTGTCGCCATCTCATACAATTTCTGATGCATCTTGAGCAAAG AGGTTTTGGGAAGATTTATGGTGTGAGGAGTGCTTGCTGA